The following is a genomic window from uncultured Hyphomonas sp..
ATGCATGTTTCAATATGGCGCTCTTCGTTCAGCGTCGGAATGACAGCCAGAATCGAGGCCGGCGCCAGTTCAGGCGCTTGGTTTCTGTCGATTTCAGCCATTGCATGCGAACCCATGGCGACCTCTGATGAGTGTTTTCTCCTGAGAAGGGAGCAAGTTCCATTCCAGACAGGCGAGTGGTCTGCTTCCAGGCCATCCCTAACGTCAATCTTGCCGCGCTGGCTGAACCCCATATGGTGGTGAAAAACAGGAGGAATTGCGAAACATGATCGGCGTCGTAGCAAAATTGACTATCCAGCCAGGCAAAGAGGCGGATTTCGAAAAGACCGGCAAGGACCTGATGGCAAAAGTTAAGGCGAATGAGCCTGGCTGTCTGACCTATCAGCTCTACAAGTCCAAGAAAGAGCCGAACGTTTACATCTTCATGGAGCAATATGCTTCCGAAGAGGCGCTCAAGTCCCACGGGCAGACTGAGTATTTCAAGGCTGCGGGCCCGGCGCTCGGCGCATGTCTCGCAGGCGCTCCTGACGTCCAGTATTTCGATATCGTCGAATAGGGGACGGGCGGCCATGGATCTCTCGCTCTCGCCCGCCGACCTGAAATTCCAGAAAGAGGTGCGCGACTGGATTGACGTCAATTTTGACGCTGACCTGCGCGCCCGGATGGCACTGTCCAAGAATGGCTATGTCGACAAGGCAAGCCAGGTGGCCTGGCAGAAGAAGCTGGCGTCCAAGGGCTGGATCGCGCCGAACTGGCCGAAGCAATATGGCGGACCGGGCCTCTCGGCGACCGAGCGCTACATTCTGCATTCCGAACTGTCCGGCGCCGGCACGCCGAATGTCGCGCCGTTTGGCGTGTCCATGGTCGCGCCGGTTATCATGGCCTTTGGCAGCGAAGAGCAGAAGAAGAAGCACCTGCCGCCGATCCTCGCGTCTGACCTCTGGTGGTGCCAGGGGTATTCTGAACCGGGCTCGGGGTCCGATCTGGCCTCGCTGCAGATGAGTGCGGTCCGCGACGGCGATGATTATGTGCTGAATGGCTCCAAGATATGGACGACGCTGGCCCAGTGGGCCGACATGATCTTCTGCCTGGTACGCACCTCGAAAACAGGCAAGCCGCAGGAAGGGATCAGCTTTATCGTGTTCCCGATGACCTCGCCGGGTATTACCATCCGGCCATTGCCGACGCTGGACGGCCCGGCTGAGGGTCAGCACGAGATCAACCAGGTCTTCTTCGAGAACGTCCGTGTGCCCATCAAGGATGCCCTCATCGGCGAGGAGAACAAGGGCTGGACCTATGCCAAGTACCTGCTGGAATTCGAGCGCGGCAACGCCTATGCGCCGGGGCTGCGCCACATGCTGCGCAAGGCCCGCAAGGTCGCCTCGAAGGAAATCGCCGGAGGGGCGCCGGTGATCAGCGATCCGGATTTTGCCCGCAAGCTGGCCCAGTTGGAGATCCGGATCGATATGCTGGACGCGACCGAGCGGCGGGTGCTGTCGTCCCTGTCGGCTGGTCAGAATGTCGGGCCGGAGAGCTCGATGCTGAAGTGTGCGGGGTCTGAAGCACAGCAGGCGATCACCGAACTGGCGCTTGAGGCAGCAGGGTTCTACGCCGCGCCGTTCGTGCAGGACACGATCGCCCTGCTGGAGGCTGGCGGCAATGAAACCTGTCCGACACCTCAGCACGACCTGGTCGCAGCGCCGAACTATTTCAATTATCGGAAAACCTCGATCTATGCCGGTTCCAATGAAGTCCAGCGGAACATCATGGCGAAGATGGTTCTGGGCCTCTGATCGTTTGACATGACGGACGCTGTCGCCTCGAAGGCCTCCGGCCCGAGCCTGTCGACCCGGCTAGCCTTCGGGTTCGGCGGCGCGGCTGAGGGGATCAAGAACAACGGGTTCGAATACTTCCTGCTGTTCTTCTACAGCCAGATCCTCGGTGTGCCGGCGGCGATGGTGTTTCTGGCCCTGATGATCGCGCTGGTCGTCGATGCACTGTCCGACCCGATTGTCGGATACTGGTCCGACAATCTGCGCACCCGCATCGGCCGGCGCCACCCCTTCATGTATGCGGCATTGCTGCCGGTCGGGCTCACCTATTACCTCGCCTGGAACCCGCCGGAAGGCCTGTCACCCAACGGGTTGTTCATCTGGCTGCTGGTCCTGACAATCAGTGTGCGTCTGTCTTTCACAATGTACGAGGTGCCGAGTACAGCCCTCGTTCCCGAGCTGACACCCGAGTATGACGCCCGAACCAGCCTGATGTCATACCGCTACTTCTTCGGTTGGGTTGGCGGCCTGTCCATACAGATTTTCCTGCTGTTCTTCCTGCTGAAGCCGAGCGAGCAGAACCCGTCTGGATATTTCCACATTCCGGGCTGGCATCTTTACGGACAGGTCGCTGCCGGGGTCATCCTGCTGGCCGCCGCCGTGTCGACTTTCGGAACGCACGCCCGAATTCCGTACCTGAAAGCGCCACCGCCGCAGCGAAACCTGACGCTCGGAAAAGTATTTTCGGAAATCTTCGAGACGATCTCGAACCCTTCCTTCCGGGCCTTGTTCCTGGCCACGCTGTTTGGTCTGTTGGCGTCGGGTGTTTCCGCATCGCTGAACCAATACATCAACGGGTATTTCTGGGGCTTCACGACAACCCAGACGGCGGGGCTCACCGTTGCCGTCTACATCTCTGCCGTGCTGGCCCTGATCATCGCGCCGATCGCTGGCCGGATGTTCGGGAAGAAGCGGGCGGCGCTGACGATTGGTGTCCTGGCTTTCACGATCGCGCCCGCGCCGGTCTTTGGCCGGCTGATCGGAATCATGCCGCCGAATGGCTCTGACGCACTCTACAATATCGTGCTGTCCATCACGATCTTCGATCTCGCGCTGATCATTGCGACGCAGATGCTGATGGGCTCGATGGTTGCCGATATCGTGGAAGACAGCGAGGTCCAGACGGGCCGCCGCTCGGAAGGCATCTTCTATGCGGGCATCAGCTTCATCCGGAAGCTGGCGCAGGCGTCTGGTGTCTTCGTAGCGACCCTCGTCCTGACTTTCGCTGGCATCCAGGAAGGCGCGCAGCCTGACAAGGTAACGGACAGCTCGCTCACCTCGCTGGGCTGGGGCTATGCCGTCACACTGTTGGCAGCGTGGACGTTGATGATGTTCTGCGTCAGCTTCTACCGGATCAGCCGGGAGTCACACGAAAGTAACCTTGCCGCCCTTGCTGAGCGGGAAGGCAAAGGCCCAACACTCTGAAAACTCTCTCAGAATTGTCATGATAGAAAGAATTGCGTCCCCATTGGCGCCGCAATAGAGCCATACACATGATGCACGCTCTTCGCATGACAAGACATGTTTCAAAGTACCTGGCAGTGGCCGGGCTTTGTGTGGTGGCACTTCTGGTGCTGGCGATTTCCCCGCTGATGGCGAATGCCCAGCGATTGCCGGAGACGCGGTCGGAGATCGAACTCACCTTCGCGCCTTTGGTGAAGGAAGTTTCGCCTGCCGTGGTGAACGTCTACACGCAGAAAACGGTGAAAACGGGCGTCACGCCGATGGAGATGCTTCTCTATGGCCGTGCAGCCCCGCAAAGCCGCGTGCAGAATTCCCTGGGATCCGGCGTGATCGTCCGCGAGGACGGCGTCATCGTGACCAACAATCACGTTGTAGAAGACGCGGATTCGTTCCGCGTGGTTTTGAGCGACCGGCGGGAGTATCCGGCAGAGCTCGTCCTGAATGATGAGCGGACCGATCTTGCCGTCCTGAAAATCGACACCGGTGGAGACAAGCTGCCTGTCTTGCCTTTTGCCGATACGCGCGAGGCGCAGGTCGGGGATCTTGTCATGGCAATCGGCAACCCGTTCGGCGTCGGCCAGACGGTTACCAGCGGCATTATCTCCGCGACGGCTCGTACCGATGTCGGCATTTCCGACTATTCCTTCTTTATCCAGACCGACGCGGCGGTGAACCCCGGCAACTCTGGCGGGGCGCTTGTGAACATGAAGGGCCAACTGGTCGGTGTGAACACGGCGATCTTTTCGCGTGGCGGCGGATCGAATGGCATCGGCTTCGCCATCCCGTCGGAAATGGTCAAACGCGTCGTCGATGCGGCCATGAATGAAGGCACATTCGTGCGCCCATGGCTGGGCCTCGCGGCCCAATCGGTCAGCTTCGACATGGCCAAGGCGCAAGGCCTTGCCCGTCCAATCGGCGTGATGGTCACGGAAGTGTATGATGGTGGTCCAGCCGACAAGGCAGGCCTGCGGCGGGGCGATCTCGTCACAGCCATCGATGGCCGCGAAGTGTATGATGAGAAGGGCCTCAAATTCCTGGCGGCGATCCGCAATCCCGGCGAGAAAGCGCAGCTCAATGTGCTGCGCGGCGGCCGCAACCAGGTGATCGGCGTCAAGGTTCAGCCACCCCCGGGCGCTACGGAGGCCGATATCGTGCTGCTGGAAGGCCAGGACGTGTTCAACGGCGCGCGCGTGGTCGAACTCTCTCCGCGCCTTGCAGAAGAGAACGGACTGGATCCCTTCCAGAAGGGTTCCGGCATCTACGTTTATTCTGTTGCGCGTCGGTCCATAGCTCGCAACTATTTCCGTCCGGGCGATATCATCCGTTCCGTGAACGGCAAACAGACAAAGACGGTGAATGACCTGGAAACGGTCCTGCGGGATTCGGGCCGCAGCTGGGAGATCGAACTGGATCGTAACGGGCGGACCATCCGCGGGACAGTCCGCCTCTAGGCGAGGATCAACCGGCCTTCGGGTGCAGGACGACAGGCAAGTTTGTGTAGCCCTGCACGAAGTTCGACAGGACGCGTTCCGGCTCGCCGACAACTTCGACATGTTCGAACCGGTTCAGGATCTCTTCCCACAGGATCCGGAGCTGCATTTCGGCGACACGATTGCCCATGCAGCGGTGAATGCCGAAGCCGAAAGAAACGTGACGGCGAGCATTCTGGCGATCGATCAGGAATTCGTCCGGTCGCTCGATTGCTTCTTCGTCGCGATTGCCGGAGGCATACCACATCACCACCTTGTCACCCTTGCGGATTTTCTGCCCGCCAAGTTCGGTGTCTTCGGTTGCAACCCGGCGCATGTGGGCGAGTGGTGTCTGATAGCGGATGATCTCTGAAACCATGTTGGGGATCAGCGAGGTGTCTGCTTTCAGCTTTGCGTATTGGTCCGGGAACTTGTTCAGGAAATAGACGCCGCCGGAAATCGAATTTCGGGTCGTATCATTCCCGCCCACGATCAACAGCATCAGATTGCCGAGCAATTCGATCGGATTGTTGACCATGTCCTTGGTTTTCGGATCATGAGCCAGCAAGGAAATGAAATCGAACTTCCGCGGCTCGGCGGCGCGCTTTTGCCAAAGCTCCGTGAAACTGGCGAGGCATTCATTGAGATGCTTCATCCGCCATTCCATATCCGCACCGGCCACGCCGACGGCGTCCGAGGTGGTCGCGACATCGGACCAGAAGGGCAGCTTGTGACGGTCCTCGAACGGATAGTCGAACAGCGTGGCGAGCATCTGCGTCGTCAGTTCGATGGAAACGCGGTCAACCCAGTTGAATTCTTCATTTACCGGAAGGCTGTCCAGAATGTTGCACACGCGCTGACGGATCAGGTCTTCCAGTTCCGACAACTGGCTGGGTGCGACTGCGGGCTGCGCCGCCTTGCGCTGGATGTCGTGGATCGGCGGGTCCATGGCAATGAACATGGGGGGCTGGAAATCGTCTGACGGGTCGCCAATGACAATGCTGGGCATCGACGAGAACACCTTGTGGTTCGAGTCGACCGCGATGATGTCGTCGTATTTCGTGACCGACCAATAGGCGCCAACGGCGCTTTCAGGGCAGTAGTGGACCGGGGCTTCCTTGCGCAGCCTGCGGAAGTATTCGCCTTGTTTGTTTTGCTGGAAAATTTCCGCTTTTGAAACGTCGAAACCTTCCAGCGGAAGGCTCCACGGATCTGGAACTTCCACGTCGATAGACTGTGCAGTGTCGGCCATATTTTCCTCCCGAATGGGCTTTTTTCGCCCTTATGGGAGACAGAGTACGTGCGAAGCCCGTTTCTGCAAAGATTTTACGCGGCCCCAATTGTTGTGCGGTGCAACAAGCGATCGTGCCCGGCATACCCACCGGTCGCCATATGCAGTACGCATCGATTGTCCCACATCAACAGCATGTCCGGCTCCCATTTGTGCCTGTACTGGAACTCCGGCCGGGTCTGCCAGCGATAGAGATCCGTGATCAGGTCCCAGCCCTCTTCGTGCTCCATCCCGGCAATCCCGACGATGTAACCGGCGCAGCCGAAGAGAGACTTGCGGCCTGTTTCAGGATGGGTGCGAATGAGGTCGTGCCGCTCTGTCGCTTCGGCATCCGCTGATGGACGGATATCCATGCTGCGCCCTTTGGCCCTGTCGTCTTTGCCATACATGCCCGCCGGCGCGTAGGCGTTGCGGGCCGAATGAATGGCGTGGCGCCCTTCAAGGCGGCTCCGCAGATCGTCCGGCATCTGCTCCAGCGCCATGTACTGATTTGCGAAGAGCGTGTCGCCGCCGCTGGGTGGAATGGTAATTCCGAACAGGCAGGTCCCTTGGGGCGGTCGTTTCTGGAAGCTCCAGTCCGAGTGCCAGCTTTCGGCGAAAATGGGCGCCGTTTCGTCCGCGGCTCGTTTGACCGCAATGATGTGCGGATGACCTTCGATCGGGGCAATGAAGGGGTCATCACCGAACGGGCCAAAGTACTGGGTAAATCGCTCCAGGTCCGAATCGGTCATCTTTTGATCCGGAAAAGACAGGACCTGGTGGTCCAGCCAGGCCTTCCGGATTTCTGCAATCTGCTCTTTTTCCAGCGGACGGGTCAGGTCTACACCGCGCACAGTTGCGCCGCAGGCCTGCCCGGATGGTGTAATCTCCAGGCTCATATGCGTTTCCTCCAATACGCATCTTATCACGACGCGCCTGCTCGCCTAGAACACAGGCAATGAGCGACCTGTTTGAAGCTGCCGGCATGTCGGAAGGGGCGCCGCGTCCCCTTGCGGACCGGTTGCGCCCGCAGAAGCTGTCGGAAGTTGTCGGGCAGGACCATCTGGTCGGCCAGGATGGCACGCTCACGCGCATGCTGCAGGCTAAGCGCCTGTCGTCCATCATTTTCTGGGGGCCGCCGGGCGTGGGCAAGACCACCATCGCCCGCCTGCTGGCGCAGGAAACGGATCTCGAGTTTGAAGCGATCAGCGCGATCTTCTCAGGCGTAAAAGATCTGCGTGCTGCGTTCGACCGGGCCGAAGGGCGTCGCAAGGTGGGCAAAGGCACGCTTTTGTTCGTTGATGAGATCCACCGCTTCAACAAAGCGCAGCAGGACGGCTTCCTGCCCTTTGTCGAGAGCGGTGTCGTCACGCTGGTCGGCGCAACGACGGAAAATCCCAGCTTCGAGATCAATGGCGCGCTTCTCTCCCGTTGCCAGGTACTGGTGCTCAAGCGTTTGGAAGAGGCAGCTTTGCTGGAACTTGTCAGCCGGGCAGAGATGCTGGAAGGGCGGCCGTTGCCGGTTGTTGAAGAGGCTGTGGCGCCAATCCTCGCAATGGCGGATGGAGATGGGCGCTACCTCCTCAATATTGTGGAACAGATTTACGCGCTCGCTGGCCCGAAATCCGTTCTGAGCCTCCCGCAAGTCACGGCTGGGCTGCAAAAGCGCGCGCCTGCCTATGACAAGACAGGAGATGGGCATTACAACCTTATTTCCGCACTGCACAAATCCGTACGGGGATCGGATCCTGATGCGGCGCTCTACTGGTTCGCGAGAATGATCGACGGTGGGGAAGACCCGCTTTACCTGGCCCGACGCCTGGTCCGGATGGCGAGCGAGGATATTGGTCTTGCCGATCCGACCGCGCTGATGGTGACCAGCGAAGCCGCACGGGCTTATGAGCGTATGGGGTCTCCTGAAGGAGAACTGGCTCTGGCCCATGCGGTCATTCATCTTGCCACAGCCCCGAAATCCAATTCGGCCTATGTTGCGTGGAAAGCGGCGCTGCGTTCTGCCCGCGAGACTGGCAGCCTGATGCCGCCGAAGCATATTCTGAATGCGCCGACGAAAATGATGAAAGATCAGGGGTATGGCGAAGGATACGCCTATGATCACGATACGGAGGAAGGTGTTTCCGGGCAGAATTACTTCCCGGACGGCATGGCGCGGCAGGCATTCTACCAGCCCAAGGGGGAAGGGCGGGAGAAGCCGATTGCCGAGCGGCTTGCATGGGTGGCGAAGATCCGGGACCGAAAGGGCGGCGCGTGACCCGAAACCGTCCGGTGCCGAAAGTCAGCGCGGAAGATGCCGCCTTCGTACGCGGTCTTGTCATTCATGAGGATGGCAAGGTGATCGTATTCAACAAGCCTTCCGGCCTGGCTGTGCAGGGCGGCGGCGGTGTTGCACAGTCTCTCGACGACCTGCTGGCTGCGTTTGCCAAGTCGAATGGTAAGCGGCCGCGTTTGGTCCACCGGCTGGATCAGGGGACATCCGGTGTGATGATCACAGCACGAACCCAGCCGGCTGCTGCATTTCTATCTGAAGAGTTCGCGTCTCGCCGGACTGAAAAGACCTACCTCGCTCTTGTCCGGGGCGGGCTGCCTGCTTCTGATGAAGGGGCGCTGGATGCGCCGCTGGTGAAAGTTGCGGAGGCGGGGCGGCCGCGCATGATCGCAGCGAAGCCTGATCGGAAAGGGGCGCAGGCTGCTGTCACGCATTGGCGAATTCTAAGCCGCGCAGGCGATGCAGCGCTCGTTGAAGCGCGCCCTGAAACCGGGCGCATGCACCAGATCCGCGCGCACCTTTCCATCGCCGGGATGCCCATACTGGGAGACTGGCTCTACGGGGCGGGGGCGCAGGGTGCGCCGCGTCTGATGCTGCACGCCGCGAAACTTAGTGTCCGGCATCCGGACGGGATGGAGATGCGCTTCGATGCGCCCCTGCCGGAAGATTTCAGGCAGCTCGCTGAAAAGCTCGGCCTTCAGTCCGGCTTGTAATAGTCACGGTACCAGTCAACGAATGCCTCGATGCCGGCGTTGACGTCCGTCGTGGGAACGTATCCAGTCAAGGCCTGCAGCAGGCTGACGTCGGCATAGGTTTGCTTCACATCGCCGGGCTGCATGTCGAGCATGTTCTTCACGGCCGTCTTGCCGATCGCGTTTTCGATTGCTTCGATATAGTCCATCAACCGGACCGGGTCTGCGTGTCCGATATTGACCAGTCGATAGGGCGCGACGGGGCTGAGGGAGTCACCACGGGAAACGGGTTGTCCTGCGACCGGGGGCGTATCCATCAGTCGGCGGATCGCCTCGACAAGGTCATCGATATAGGTGAAGTCACGCATCAGGTCGCCATGATTGTAGACGTCAATCGGCTCGTTCCGGAAGATTCGGTCGGTGAACAGGAAGAACGCCATGTCCGGTCTGCCCCATGGCCCGTAGACGCTGAAGAAGCGGAGCAGGGTGGTTGGCGTCCCGTAGAGGTGCGAATGGCTGTGCGCGATCAATTCGCTGGACAGTTTGGTGGCGGCGTAAATGGTGAGAGGATGAGGGGCCGGATCGGTTTCCTCAAACGGGAATTTCTGATTTGCGCCGTAGGCGGACGAGGTGGATGCCAGTACGAGGTGCTTGATGTCGTGAAGCCGCGAGAGCTCGATCACGTTGAAGGATCCAACGATATTGGAGGATATGTACTCCCTCGGGTGGTCCAGGCTGTAGCGGACGCCAGCCTGAGCTGCGAGATGAACCACAATGTCGGGTGTGCTTTCGCTGAACGCTGCGGTCATCGCTGCTTCGTCTTCGACCTTTATTTCGTGCATCCGGAAATTGTCGAAGGTTTCCAGCCGTTTGACGCGGTTCCGTTTCAGGGCGACGTCATAGTAAGCGGAAAAACAATCCACACCCGTGACCTCGTGACCCTCCCGGGCGAGGCGAAGAGATAGTTCACTGCCAATAAAACCGGCGGCGCCGGTAACGAGGATCTTCATGCTCATGCCCTGTTTTGGGTTCCGGGCTATATGATCGCAGCCGTCCGTACAAGCATTGGACACCGCAATATAGAAAAGGCCTTCCGGGAGTTCGAAAGGCCTTTTCCGTCAGGTTCCGGTCAGGTCTATGCGTCTACCGCTCGTTGATGCGCGGGACGATCGCCTGGGCTTCGCCGGAGCTGAGCGCCCGTGCCGTGGCGAGTTCATCCAGCAGGACCTGGATGCGCTTGTCTTCGGTGAGGCTGGAGATTGCCGCCATGGATTCTGCTGTCTGGGCAGATGCGCCGAATAGGCTTTCGAGGGCTTCGAGGCCGGATTTGCGATGCGGGTAGTAGATGAGACGCGGTGTGTCGTCTGCATCGATACCGGCAAGTTCCTTGGCTTTTTCGATGGCATCGGTGAATGAGCCGAGTTCGTCTACCAGGCCGCGTTCGAGCGCGTCCTCACCGCTCCACACATGGCCACGGGCAACATCGTGGACTTCGTCATAAGTCATGCCCCGGCCGTCGGCGACGATGCCGACAAAGCGGTCATAGCCGCGTTTCAGCGAGGCTTTCACTTCGGCTTCCTGCTCAGGCGTGAACCGGTCCATCCCGTAAGCGTCGGCGAACTCGCCGCCGACAGAGATGGTGTCAAACGTGACGCCCAGCTTGTTGAAGCCGCCGGCGAGCGCGAACTTGCCGCCGAAGATTCCGATGGAACCCGTGATCGTCGAGCGGTTGGCAACGATGTAGTCGGCGCCGGCGGAGACATAGTATCCGCCAGATGCTGCCAGCGGGCCCATGGACACGACGACCGGTTTGCCTTTGGCCTGGACGCGCTCGATGGCGTTCCAGATCTGGTCGGATGCGGTCGGGGAGCCTCCGGGGCTGTCGACGCGGAACACAATCGCCTCGACCTTGTCATTATCACCGGCATCGAGAATGGCCCGCGCAATCGTGTCGGAGGCAAAGGCCGGACCTGATTCAAACGGCGAGCCAGAACCAGTGCCGCCGGTCACCACGGCGCCTTCGCCACCAACAACGGCGATGGCTGGAGCTTTCAGCGGCAGGGAAGGCGGGGTGTAGCTGGCGAGATCCACGAACGCGGCGCCTTTGCCGGCTTTCTCCTTCGCAGCCTCTTCGGCTTGTTCAGGGTAGCCTTCCTTGTCCATTAGCTTGTTGGCGATGATCTGCTCTGACGTCATGGGGCCGCTCTCCAGGGCGGTCTTCACTTCTGACACAGTGAGGCCGCGATCAGCAGCGATGTCATTCAGCGACTGGGACCACAGAGATTCGGCCAGTTGCGTCATCGCTTCCCGGTGAGGTTCGGTATAGCCGCTCTCGCTATAGGAGTTCGGTGCGTTCTTGTATTCGTAGAAGGGATAGATTTCCGGGGTCACATCGATCTTTTCGAACAGGCCCTTGAGGAATTCCGTTTCGAAGGTCACGCCTGCGGCGAAGACTTCCGAACCAGGCTGGATCCAGACTTCGTCGGCGGGCGCGATTGAGCGCAGGGCTGACGGGCCGCCGACACCAAACGTGCCTTGCGTATGAGCGATCACGAATTTTCCGGAGTCGCGGAAACTGATCAGAGCTTCACGAAGTTCCTCTGCCCGGGAGCTTCCGATCCCCACTGTTGCCCCTCTCAGGTACAGCCCTTTCACCGAGTCATCGGCTTCGGCTGCCTGAAGTTTGGTCAAAAGGTCTACAAAACCGGGCGTTTCTGAAAAAGCTGCAATTCCGCTGACAGGCGCCTGATCCGAGAATTCTGTGTTCAGGTCGAGGGACAGGACGATATTGTCAGGCGTGTCCGGCGCAGACGAGGCGGCGCTGACAATGAGTCCGACGAACAAAAACGCCATCAGAAAAAAGAAGAGGATCATGGCGACGAGGGCACCTGCCATCGACAGGAAAAAAGTTCTCATTGGGGTGTGGTCTCCGGTTCTGACCATTGGGGTATCTGACCCCTGGTATTGTCGATAAACGATAAAATGTAAAGGTTCGGCTCTGCTGACGGGCGAAATTTGCAGCAAAACGCATATATCGTGAAAGAACTGCTGGAATGCGGTGCGAACGGGTGTTGCCAGCGAATGAAAGAGTGGTTATCCCGGCGCCTCCGTTGGGGTGTCGCCAAGTGGTAAGGCACCGGTTTTTGGTACCGGCATTCCCAGGTTCGAATCCTGGCACCCCAGCCATCCTTTCAAGGCAGCTTCTGCCTGTTGGATTTACTGCCGCTCAGCTTCTGATCATGTCCCTGTATCGCGGCTTTGTACTGCACGCGATGTGTTGCGTTCGTACGGGCGCCCGATATTTTCTAAATGAATCGTAAAGCCTTGTTGATCGTGTCACAGAGGGTTGTTAGCGTCCT
Proteins encoded in this region:
- a CDS encoding putative quinol monooxygenase; the encoded protein is MIGVVAKLTIQPGKEADFEKTGKDLMAKVKANEPGCLTYQLYKSKKEPNVYIFMEQYASEEALKSHGQTEYFKAAGPALGACLAGAPDVQYFDIVE
- a CDS encoding acyl-CoA dehydrogenase family protein; this encodes MDLSLSPADLKFQKEVRDWIDVNFDADLRARMALSKNGYVDKASQVAWQKKLASKGWIAPNWPKQYGGPGLSATERYILHSELSGAGTPNVAPFGVSMVAPVIMAFGSEEQKKKHLPPILASDLWWCQGYSEPGSGSDLASLQMSAVRDGDDYVLNGSKIWTTLAQWADMIFCLVRTSKTGKPQEGISFIVFPMTSPGITIRPLPTLDGPAEGQHEINQVFFENVRVPIKDALIGEENKGWTYAKYLLEFERGNAYAPGLRHMLRKARKVASKEIAGGAPVISDPDFARKLAQLEIRIDMLDATERRVLSSLSAGQNVGPESSMLKCAGSEAQQAITELALEAAGFYAAPFVQDTIALLEAGGNETCPTPQHDLVAAPNYFNYRKTSIYAGSNEVQRNIMAKMVLGL
- a CDS encoding MFS transporter, with protein sequence MTDAVASKASGPSLSTRLAFGFGGAAEGIKNNGFEYFLLFFYSQILGVPAAMVFLALMIALVVDALSDPIVGYWSDNLRTRIGRRHPFMYAALLPVGLTYYLAWNPPEGLSPNGLFIWLLVLTISVRLSFTMYEVPSTALVPELTPEYDARTSLMSYRYFFGWVGGLSIQIFLLFFLLKPSEQNPSGYFHIPGWHLYGQVAAGVILLAAAVSTFGTHARIPYLKAPPPQRNLTLGKVFSEIFETISNPSFRALFLATLFGLLASGVSASLNQYINGYFWGFTTTQTAGLTVAVYISAVLALIIAPIAGRMFGKKRAALTIGVLAFTIAPAPVFGRLIGIMPPNGSDALYNIVLSITIFDLALIIATQMLMGSMVADIVEDSEVQTGRRSEGIFYAGISFIRKLAQASGVFVATLVLTFAGIQEGAQPDKVTDSSLTSLGWGYAVTLLAAWTLMMFCVSFYRISRESHESNLAALAEREGKGPTL
- a CDS encoding Do family serine endopeptidase encodes the protein MTRHVSKYLAVAGLCVVALLVLAISPLMANAQRLPETRSEIELTFAPLVKEVSPAVVNVYTQKTVKTGVTPMEMLLYGRAAPQSRVQNSLGSGVIVREDGVIVTNNHVVEDADSFRVVLSDRREYPAELVLNDERTDLAVLKIDTGGDKLPVLPFADTREAQVGDLVMAIGNPFGVGQTVTSGIISATARTDVGISDYSFFIQTDAAVNPGNSGGALVNMKGQLVGVNTAIFSRGGGSNGIGFAIPSEMVKRVVDAAMNEGTFVRPWLGLAAQSVSFDMAKAQGLARPIGVMVTEVYDGGPADKAGLRRGDLVTAIDGREVYDEKGLKFLAAIRNPGEKAQLNVLRGGRNQVIGVKVQPPPGATEADIVLLEGQDVFNGARVVELSPRLAEENGLDPFQKGSGIYVYSVARRSIARNYFRPGDIIRSVNGKQTKTVNDLETVLRDSGRSWEIELDRNGRTIRGTVRL
- a CDS encoding cytochrome P450, with protein sequence MADTAQSIDVEVPDPWSLPLEGFDVSKAEIFQQNKQGEYFRRLRKEAPVHYCPESAVGAYWSVTKYDDIIAVDSNHKVFSSMPSIVIGDPSDDFQPPMFIAMDPPIHDIQRKAAQPAVAPSQLSELEDLIRQRVCNILDSLPVNEEFNWVDRVSIELTTQMLATLFDYPFEDRHKLPFWSDVATTSDAVGVAGADMEWRMKHLNECLASFTELWQKRAAEPRKFDFISLLAHDPKTKDMVNNPIELLGNLMLLIVGGNDTTRNSISGGVYFLNKFPDQYAKLKADTSLIPNMVSEIIRYQTPLAHMRRVATEDTELGGQKIRKGDKVVMWYASGNRDEEAIERPDEFLIDRQNARRHVSFGFGIHRCMGNRVAEMQLRILWEEILNRFEHVEVVGEPERVLSNFVQGYTNLPVVLHPKAG
- a CDS encoding TauD/TfdA family dioxygenase, which encodes MSLEITPSGQACGATVRGVDLTRPLEKEQIAEIRKAWLDHQVLSFPDQKMTDSDLERFTQYFGPFGDDPFIAPIEGHPHIIAVKRAADETAPIFAESWHSDWSFQKRPPQGTCLFGITIPPSGGDTLFANQYMALEQMPDDLRSRLEGRHAIHSARNAYAPAGMYGKDDRAKGRSMDIRPSADAEATERHDLIRTHPETGRKSLFGCAGYIVGIAGMEHEEGWDLITDLYRWQTRPEFQYRHKWEPDMLLMWDNRCVLHMATGGYAGHDRLLHRTTIGAA
- a CDS encoding replication-associated recombination protein A, with protein sequence MSDLFEAAGMSEGAPRPLADRLRPQKLSEVVGQDHLVGQDGTLTRMLQAKRLSSIIFWGPPGVGKTTIARLLAQETDLEFEAISAIFSGVKDLRAAFDRAEGRRKVGKGTLLFVDEIHRFNKAQQDGFLPFVESGVVTLVGATTENPSFEINGALLSRCQVLVLKRLEEAALLELVSRAEMLEGRPLPVVEEAVAPILAMADGDGRYLLNIVEQIYALAGPKSVLSLPQVTAGLQKRAPAYDKTGDGHYNLISALHKSVRGSDPDAALYWFARMIDGGEDPLYLARRLVRMASEDIGLADPTALMVTSEAARAYERMGSPEGELALAHAVIHLATAPKSNSAYVAWKAALRSARETGSLMPPKHILNAPTKMMKDQGYGEGYAYDHDTEEGVSGQNYFPDGMARQAFYQPKGEGREKPIAERLAWVAKIRDRKGGA
- a CDS encoding RluA family pseudouridine synthase, with amino-acid sequence MTRNRPVPKVSAEDAAFVRGLVIHEDGKVIVFNKPSGLAVQGGGGVAQSLDDLLAAFAKSNGKRPRLVHRLDQGTSGVMITARTQPAAAFLSEEFASRRTEKTYLALVRGGLPASDEGALDAPLVKVAEAGRPRMIAAKPDRKGAQAAVTHWRILSRAGDAALVEARPETGRMHQIRAHLSIAGMPILGDWLYGAGAQGAPRLMLHAAKLSVRHPDGMEMRFDAPLPEDFRQLAEKLGLQSGL